The following are from one region of the Actinopolyspora halophila DSM 43834 genome:
- a CDS encoding aldehyde dehydrogenase family protein produces the protein MTQTARGGAEERTGTVISETSSESACFDSLDPRTGETVGTHPIHDQALVQQAVETARTGQRWWEELGFEGRKRRLDTWRRLLAARLDEAAELISSETGKPLDDARLELVLVVDHLHWAAANAPKVLGRRKVSPGVLMANQAATVEYRPFGVVGVIGPWNYPAFTPMGSIAYALAAGNAVVFKPSELTPGVGEWLASTFAEVVPEHPLLQVVTGFGETGAALCRAGTDKVAFTGSTETGKRVMAACSESLTPVLVECGGKDALIVDSDADLHAAAEAAVWGAVSNAGQTCIGVERVYVVDSVADRFVQLVSDRVEKLRPGGQPTADLGPITMSSQVDVIREHIAEGTRRGGTAVVGGDESVRAPFVDPVVLTDVPEDSAAVTEETFGPTIVINRVRTADEGIERANAGRYGLGGTVFSRARGTELARRMRSGMVAVNSVISFAAVPALPFGGVGDSGFGRIHGADGLREFTRAQAVTRTRFPMPINPMTFGRSARTVRRLVALMRLVRGR, from the coding sequence ATGACCCAGACCGCTCGTGGCGGTGCCGAAGAGCGTACCGGGACGGTGATCTCGGAGACGTCGTCCGAATCGGCCTGCTTCGACTCACTCGACCCGAGAACGGGGGAGACCGTCGGTACGCACCCGATCCACGATCAAGCCCTGGTCCAGCAGGCGGTCGAGACCGCACGGACCGGGCAGCGGTGGTGGGAGGAGCTCGGCTTCGAGGGCCGTAAGCGGCGATTGGACACCTGGCGCAGGCTGCTGGCCGCGCGGTTGGACGAAGCGGCGGAGCTGATCTCGTCGGAGACCGGCAAACCACTGGACGACGCGCGGCTGGAACTGGTCCTGGTCGTCGACCACCTGCACTGGGCAGCGGCGAACGCGCCCAAGGTGCTCGGCAGGCGCAAGGTCTCGCCCGGGGTGCTGATGGCCAACCAGGCCGCGACGGTGGAGTACCGTCCCTTCGGAGTGGTGGGGGTCATCGGCCCGTGGAACTATCCGGCCTTCACCCCGATGGGGTCCATAGCCTACGCGCTGGCCGCGGGCAACGCGGTGGTGTTCAAACCGAGTGAGCTCACTCCGGGAGTCGGCGAGTGGTTGGCGAGCACCTTCGCCGAAGTCGTCCCGGAACACCCGCTGCTCCAGGTCGTCACCGGTTTCGGTGAGACGGGGGCGGCGCTGTGTCGCGCGGGCACGGACAAGGTCGCCTTCACCGGATCCACCGAGACGGGAAAGCGGGTCATGGCGGCGTGCTCCGAGTCGCTGACCCCGGTTCTGGTGGAGTGCGGTGGAAAGGACGCGCTGATCGTCGACTCGGACGCCGACCTGCACGCGGCCGCCGAGGCCGCCGTGTGGGGCGCGGTCTCCAACGCGGGGCAGACCTGCATAGGCGTGGAACGCGTCTACGTGGTCGACTCGGTGGCCGACAGGTTCGTCCAGCTCGTCTCGGATCGTGTGGAGAAGCTGCGCCCCGGGGGGCAGCCCACGGCCGACCTGGGTCCCATCACGATGAGCTCGCAGGTCGACGTGATCCGCGAGCACATCGCGGAGGGGACGCGGCGCGGTGGGACGGCCGTGGTCGGTGGTGACGAGTCGGTGCGAGCACCCTTCGTCGACCCGGTGGTGCTCACCGATGTCCCCGAGGACTCCGCGGCGGTGACCGAGGAGACCTTCGGTCCCACGATCGTGATCAACAGGGTGCGGACGGCGGACGAGGGGATCGAACGCGCCAACGCGGGCAGGTACGGCCTGGGCGGGACCGTGTTCTCCCGGGCCCGTGGCACCGAGCTCGCCAGGAGGATGCGCAGCGGGATGGTCGCCGTGAACTCGGTGATCTCCTTCGCGGCGGTTCCCGCGCTCCCCTTCGGTGGAGTGGGCGACTCCGGGTTCGGTCGGATCCACGGTGCGGACGGGCTGCGCGAGTTCACCAGAGCCCAGGCCGTGACGCGCACCAGGTTCCCCATGCCGATCAACCCGATGACCTTCGGGCGTTCCGCGCGGACCGTTCGGCGTCTCGTCGCGTTGATGCGGCTGGTACGTGGACGCTGA
- the dhaK gene encoding dihydroxyacetone kinase subunit DhaK codes for MKKIINAPADVVVDALRGMAAAHPDGLRVQTDPAFVTRSDAPVTDKVAVVSGGGSGHEPLHVGFVGSGMLDVAVPGPVFTSPTPDAVQAAIGEADAGAGTLLVVKNYTGDVLNFETAAELAEAAGVGTRTVVVQDDVAVQDSTDTAGRRGVGGTVLLEKIVGAAAERGDDLAACHDIAERVSANVRSMGMALTAPTVPHVGEPSFTLADYEMEIGVGIHGEPGRERVELESADRIVRRLLDPVLEDLPFREGDEVLLFTNSMGGTPETELYLAHGIAERLLADRGLHVSRRLVGPYITSLEMQGMSLTLLKLDDELRQLWDAPVRTSALTW; via the coding sequence GTGAAAAAGATCATCAATGCTCCCGCCGACGTCGTGGTCGACGCGCTCCGTGGAATGGCGGCCGCTCATCCGGACGGGCTCCGGGTGCAGACCGATCCGGCTTTCGTGACACGTTCCGACGCGCCGGTGACGGACAAGGTGGCCGTCGTGTCCGGAGGGGGCTCGGGACACGAGCCGTTGCACGTGGGGTTCGTCGGTTCGGGGATGCTGGACGTCGCGGTTCCGGGGCCGGTCTTCACCTCTCCCACCCCGGACGCCGTGCAGGCCGCTATCGGGGAGGCGGACGCGGGAGCGGGAACGCTGCTGGTGGTCAAGAACTACACCGGTGACGTCCTGAACTTCGAAACCGCCGCCGAACTCGCCGAGGCAGCGGGCGTCGGGACCCGCACCGTGGTGGTGCAGGACGACGTGGCGGTCCAGGACTCGACGGACACGGCGGGTCGCAGGGGTGTGGGAGGAACGGTCCTGCTGGAGAAGATCGTGGGCGCGGCCGCCGAACGTGGTGACGATCTCGCGGCCTGCCACGACATCGCCGAACGGGTGAGCGCCAACGTCCGTTCGATGGGGATGGCGCTGACCGCTCCGACCGTTCCGCACGTCGGCGAGCCGAGCTTCACCCTCGCCGACTACGAGATGGAGATCGGGGTCGGCATCCACGGAGAGCCCGGCAGGGAACGGGTGGAACTGGAATCGGCCGATCGCATAGTGCGCCGCCTGCTGGACCCGGTGCTGGAGGACCTGCCCTTCCGGGAAGGTGACGAGGTGCTGCTGTTCACCAACTCGATGGGAGGGACCCCCGAGACCGAGCTGTACCTGGCTCACGGCATAGCGGAGAGGCTGCTCGCCGACCGCGGGTTGCACGTGAGCCGCAGGTTGGTCGGCCCGTACATCACGAGTCTCGAGATGCAGGGGATGAGCCTGACGCTGCTGAAACTCGACGACGAACTCAGGCAGTTGTGGGACGCACCGGTGCGGACCTCGGCGCTCACCTGGTGA
- the dhaL gene encoding dihydroxyacetone kinase subunit DhaL — protein MSCTTQHVIAAMRSAVNSVSEHRDELVELDRAIGDGDHGENMERGFLAVRNQLEITVPESPAATLKSVATSLISSVGGASGPLFGTAFLRASTAVGDAETLDGPTVAAALRAALDGVVARGKAEREDKTMVDALAPAAEAAEAASATAGSAPAAVLRAAAEAAETGARTTVSLIAKKGRASYLGDRSAGHLDPGARSVVLLLNAFADVTGAE, from the coding sequence ATGTCCTGTACGACGCAGCACGTGATAGCGGCGATGCGCAGCGCGGTGAACTCGGTCTCCGAGCACCGCGACGAACTGGTGGAACTGGACAGGGCGATCGGCGACGGTGATCACGGGGAGAACATGGAACGGGGTTTCCTCGCCGTCCGGAACCAGCTCGAAATCACCGTGCCGGAGAGCCCGGCGGCGACGCTGAAGTCGGTGGCGACCAGCCTGATCTCCTCCGTCGGCGGGGCCTCCGGCCCGCTGTTCGGCACTGCCTTCCTCCGTGCCTCCACGGCAGTGGGGGACGCCGAGACCCTGGACGGCCCGACGGTGGCCGCCGCGCTGCGTGCGGCCCTGGACGGGGTTGTCGCACGCGGGAAGGCCGAGCGCGAGGACAAGACGATGGTCGACGCGCTGGCGCCCGCTGCGGAAGCGGCCGAGGCCGCGAGCGCGACAGCCGGATCGGCTCCCGCGGCCGTGCTGCGTGCGGCCGCGGAGGCGGCCGAGACCGGCGCGCGAACGACCGTTTCGTTGATCGCCAAGAAGGGCAGGGCCTCGTACCTGGGCGACCGCAGCGCGGGCCACCTGGATCCGGGAGCTCGTTCCGTGGTCCTGTTGTTGAACGCCTTCGCCGATGTGACGGGAGCCGAGTGA
- the dhaM gene encoding dihydroxyacetone kinase phosphoryl donor subunit DhaM, which yields MRVGLVIVSHSGALSEGVVELVGQMAPEVRVNTAGGTQDGGVGTDFEATSAALAAAETGAGVVLLYDLGSARMTAELAVESLAEPNTAVVVEAPLVEGAVAAAVAAQNEDDLEAVARAAEQSAGAGSPEESAETAATSAAEGASVATRAERELTLENEVGLHARPAALLARSLTGLEAAVTVSFGESTADARSVLGVMGLGARKGDRIGLRATGQDAESAVRRITELVERDFDE from the coding sequence ATGCGGGTCGGTTTGGTGATCGTTTCCCACAGCGGTGCGCTGTCCGAGGGGGTCGTCGAGCTCGTCGGGCAGATGGCTCCGGAAGTCCGGGTCAACACGGCAGGAGGAACCCAGGACGGGGGTGTGGGAACGGACTTCGAGGCCACCTCCGCGGCGCTGGCCGCCGCGGAGACGGGAGCCGGTGTCGTGCTGCTCTACGACCTGGGCAGTGCCCGGATGACGGCGGAACTGGCCGTGGAGTCCCTGGCCGAGCCCAACACGGCAGTGGTGGTCGAGGCTCCGCTGGTCGAGGGAGCGGTCGCGGCCGCTGTCGCCGCCCAGAACGAGGACGATCTCGAAGCCGTGGCCAGAGCGGCCGAGCAGTCCGCGGGCGCGGGCAGCCCGGAGGAGTCCGCGGAGACCGCGGCGACCTCCGCCGCGGAAGGTGCCTCCGTGGCGACGAGAGCGGAACGTGAGCTGACCCTGGAGAACGAGGTGGGGCTGCACGCCAGGCCCGCCGCGTTGCTCGCGCGTTCGCTGACCGGGCTCGAGGCCGCCGTGACCGTTTCCTTCGGGGAGAGCACGGCCGATGCGCGCAGTGTGCTCGGCGTGATGGGACTCGGGGCGCGCAAGGGGGACCGGATCGGTTTGCGGGCCACGGGACAGGACGCCGAATCCGCGGTGCGACGGATCACCGAGCTGGTCGAACGCGACTTCGACGAGTGA
- a CDS encoding DUF3558 domain-containing protein: MRGPGGRLIIVPSRCSLSGVAVLLVVLTGLAGCVVSPSGSSDSGDRKGTLSSEVLGNPRTVDPCGLVSPERLNRFGAVSRAGTVSLGYCLLHVRPEPEQLVQLAVGRLRYVDPERLTSDNPVRWSGGLRLVREPPVPEHCTWRILFSDGVAMSVDADSLSGETSVGLCSLAEAGVREVAETIRERSVAHRNFPEDSLALTDPCELLSTDTVRRVPGLERADPRETPSRHKCSWGGENIRVPSVELTHTAGEPPRSRDATSVTERTAGRRTVTDIVGDDPKVGLCSAETAHIPFGPPRSGNVEVAMLVVFLPEADGLRACEFARGLAEHVWPRLPER; encoded by the coding sequence GTGCGCGGTCCCGGAGGTAGGCTGATCATCGTGCCGTCGCGCTGTTCGCTCTCCGGGGTCGCGGTACTGCTCGTCGTGCTCACGGGACTCGCCGGATGCGTGGTCTCCCCCTCGGGCAGCTCCGACTCCGGCGACCGGAAGGGCACGTTGTCCAGTGAAGTGCTCGGGAATCCGCGTACCGTCGATCCGTGCGGTCTCGTGAGCCCGGAGCGGTTGAACCGGTTCGGCGCGGTCAGCCGCGCCGGTACCGTCTCGCTCGGGTACTGCCTGCTGCACGTGCGTCCGGAGCCGGAGCAACTGGTCCAGCTGGCGGTCGGACGACTGCGCTATGTGGATCCCGAACGATTGACCTCGGACAACCCCGTGCGGTGGAGCGGCGGACTGCGTCTGGTTCGCGAGCCCCCGGTCCCCGAGCACTGCACGTGGCGGATCCTCTTCTCCGACGGGGTCGCGATGAGTGTCGATGCGGACTCGTTGTCCGGGGAGACCTCGGTGGGGCTGTGCTCGCTCGCCGAAGCCGGGGTGCGCGAGGTCGCGGAAACGATTCGGGAGCGAAGCGTCGCGCACCGGAACTTCCCGGAGGACTCGTTGGCCCTCACCGATCCGTGTGAGCTGTTGTCCACGGACACCGTGCGCCGAGTCCCCGGACTGGAGCGGGCCGACCCCAGGGAGACCCCCTCGCGGCACAAGTGCAGCTGGGGCGGGGAGAACATCCGGGTGCCCAGCGTCGAGTTGACCCACACGGCGGGCGAACCACCGCGCAGTCGGGACGCCACGTCGGTGACCGAGCGCACCGCGGGCAGACGAACCGTGACGGACATCGTCGGTGATGATCCGAAAGTGGGGCTCTGTTCGGCGGAGACCGCTCACATCCCCTTCGGACCTCCGCGCTCGGGGAACGTGGAAGTGGCGATGCTGGTGGTCTTCCTGCCCGAAGCCGACGGTCTGCGGGCGTGCGAGTTCGCCCGCGGGCTGGCCGAGCACGTCTGGCCGCGCCTGCCCGAGCGGTGA